AGCCGCTCCGCGGCCATGGCCTCGAGCTCGCGGAAATTGCCGAGCATGCGCGGGTTGTGATGCTTCACCGGCGTCGGAATGTCGCCGGTAAATACTTCGGTGGCGTCGTGGAACAGCGCCATTGCCGCCGCCCGGTCCGCGTTCAGCGACCGCCCGAACAGGCGGTTGCCGATTTCGCACAGCATATGGGCGAGCAAAGCGACGTGATACGAATGCTCGGCGACGTTTTCGCGCGTCGTATTGCGCATCAGGCTCCACCGTTCAATGTAACGGAGCCGGTACATATAGGCGATAAAATGGCTGTCCATTTTTGCAGCAGCTCCTTGCATGCGGACGGTTGTCCGGATTCTAAAGGCGGCGAGCCAGGGTCAGCACGCCGGCTCCGGAACAATCGAACGCTTCCTAAAATTTGGCGGGCACGTCCGTAAACCCGCGTTCATTCGCAGCAGCCGAGGTGCCCGGCGTCCGCGTATATGCTATTATAATACTATTGAATTCATGCGAATAGAGAGAGGAGCACCCTTCCATTATGCAGCAGTTTGAAGAAAGCGTCTATAAGCTGATTGTCGAAACGTCCACCAATTTGCCGGGCGACGTCCGCAAGGCGATCCAAGCGGCGCAGGAAGCGGAGGACCGCGCCACGCGCGCCGGCCTGTCGCTGTCCACGATCGCGACGAATATCGAAATGGCCGAATGCAACGTCTCGCCGATCTGCCAGGATACCGGCATGCCGACCTTTATCGTGCACACGCCTGTCGGCGCGAACCAGATTGTCATGAAGCGCCAGATCCAGAGCGCCATCGCCAAAGCGACGAAGGACGGCAAGCTCCGCACCAATTCGGTCGATTCGCTCACCGGCGCCAACTCGGGCGATAACCTCGGACCGGGCACGCCGGTCATTCATTTCGAGCAGTGGGAGAAGGACGATATCGATGTCCGGCTCATTCTGAAGGGCGGCGGCTGCGAAAATAAAAACATCCAGTACAGCCTGCCGGCCGAGCTCGAAGGGCTCGGCAAAGCGGGCCGCGACCTCGACGGCATCCGCAAATGCATCCTGCACGCGGTGTACCAGGCGCAGGGCCAGGGCTGCAGCGCCGGCTTTATCGGCGTGGGCATCGGCGGCGACCGCACGACCGGCTACGAGCTGGCGAAGCAGCAGCTGTTCCGCCATGTCGAGGATACGAATCCGAATCCCGAGCTGCAAAAGCTGGAAGACTACGTCATGGAGAACGCCAACAAGCTCGGCATCGGCACGATGGGCTTCGGCGGCCAGGTGACGCTGCTCGGCTGCAAAATCGGCGTCATGAACCGGCTGCCGGCCAGCTTCTTCGTGTCCGTCGCCTACAACTGCTGGGCTTATCGCCGCCAAGGGGTGCTGCTGTCCGCGGATACCGGCGCGATCAAGGAATGGATTTACCCGCAGGGCTCGGACACGCCGATGAAATCGGAGGCGGCGGATGCGGCGGCCGAAGCGGTGACGGGACAGGAGGAACGCCGCGAGGTGGTGCTGC
This genomic window from Paenibacillus humicola contains:
- a CDS encoding fumarate hydratase, with translation MQQFEESVYKLIVETSTNLPGDVRKAIQAAQEAEDRATRAGLSLSTIATNIEMAECNVSPICQDTGMPTFIVHTPVGANQIVMKRQIQSAIAKATKDGKLRTNSVDSLTGANSGDNLGPGTPVIHFEQWEKDDIDVRLILKGGGCENKNIQYSLPAELEGLGKAGRDLDGIRKCILHAVYQAQGQGCSAGFIGVGIGGDRTTGYELAKQQLFRHVEDTNPNPELQKLEDYVMENANKLGIGTMGFGGQVTLLGCKIGVMNRLPASFFVSVAYNCWAYRRQGVLLSADTGAIKEWIYPQGSDTPMKSEAADAAAEAVTGQEERREVVLQMPLTEEQVRSLRVGDIVVLNGEMHTGRDALHKYLMDHDAPVDLNGAVIYHCGPVMLKDGDNWQVKAAGPTTSIREEPYQGDIIKKFGIRAVIGKGGMGPKTLQALQEHGAVYLNAIGGAAQYYAECFKNVNSVHFMEFGIPEAMWHLQTEGFAAIVTMDAHGNSLHADVDKDSFEKLAQFKEPVFN